From a single Cotesia glomerata isolate CgM1 linkage group LG6, MPM_Cglom_v2.3, whole genome shotgun sequence genomic region:
- the LOC123267012 gene encoding F-box/WD repeat-containing protein 7, producing MSEPSSSLSTSSSPSTSLSSSSKTIEGDKPSGSSPSPVEAEGVPGPSNAEISCLLSKADSEEFDETEEAGEETSEEESEISENGLFCDPDCEEEVAVDDDSLTTDPDVQKSIDNLPSDDMYRHVVAINVTAEEQHPNDDVSNSIPLTLFQSVRKRKSETQFISLPCKKINPEDKTNHIMITKKLDDKGKHVRFVIPTRANPPPEMNNWLIQFQKWTNAERMVAIDELIECCEPTQVRHMMQVIEPQFQRDFISLLPKELALSVLAFLEPRDLLRAAQTCRNWRFLADDNLLWKEKCRSEGIEDLKDVSFTKRKSNRSNSICSSPWKQAYMRQYSIKMNWRTKPIRPPKVLKGHDEHVITCLQFSGNRIVSGSDDNTLKVWSAVTGKCLRTLMGHTGGVWSSQMAGTTVISGSTDRTLKVWNADTGQCIHTLYGHTSTVRCMHLHGNKVVSGSRDATLRVWQVDTGECLHVLVGHLAAVRCVQYDGKLVVSGAYDYMVKVWNPEREECLHTLQGHTNRVYSLQFDGVHVVSGSLDTSIRVWEVETGACRHTLMGHQSLTSGMELRNNILVSGNADSTVKVWDIVNGHCLQTLSGPNKHQSAVTCLQFNSHFVITSSDDGTVKLWDVKTGDFIRNLVALESGGSGGVVWRIRASDTKLVCAVGSRNGTEETKLLVLDFDVEAK from the exons ATGTCAGAACCCTCATCCTCATTGTCAACATCCTCGTCACCGTCTACGTCACTTTCATCATCTTCGAAAACAATCGAGGGCGATAAACCGAGCGGTAGCAGTCCCAGTCCTGTCGAAGCTGAAGGTGTACCTGGACCCAGTAATGCTGAAATCAGCTGTTTGCTGTCGAAGGCTGACTCGGAGGAGTTTGATGAAACCGAGGAGGCCGGAGAGGAGACCAGTGAAGAAGAGAGTGAA ATTAGTGAAAACGGGCTGTTCTGTGATCCTGACTGTGAAGAAGAGGTAGCAGTAGACGATGATTCGCTGACTACTGATCCAGATGTACAGAAATCAATAGATAATCTTCCTTCTGATGATATGTACAGACATGTTGTAGCTATTAATGTCACTGCCGAAGAACAACATCCGAATGATGATGTCTCTAATAGTATACCATTGACACTTTTTCAATCGgttagaaaaagaaaaagtgaAACGCAATTTATTAGTTTgccatgtaaaaaaattaatccagAGGATAAGACTAACCATATTat gataactaaaaaattagatGATAAAGGAAAACATGTGAGATTTGTAATACCAACGAGAGCCAATCCACCGCCAGAAATGAACAACTGGTTAATTCAATtccaa aaaTGGACAAACGCAGAAAGAATGGTAGCCATTGATGAGTTGATAGAATGCTGTGAGCCGACGCAAGTTCGGCACATGATGCAAGTAATAGAGCCCCAATTCCAGCGGGATTTTATATCACTGTTACCAAAAGAGCTCGCTTTGTCTGTCTTGGCATTTTTAGAGCCCCGAGATTTATTACGCGCCGCCCAAACATGTAGAAATTGGCGGTTTCTTGCCGATGACAATCTTCTGTGGAAAGAAAAGTGCCGATCTGAGGGCATAGAAGACCTTAAGGATGTTTCATTTACTAAGCGCAAGAGCAATCGTAGTAATAGCATTTGTAGTTCACCTTGGAAACAAGCTTACATGCGTCAATATAGTATTAAAATGAACTGGCGAACTAAGCCAATAAGACCGCCAAAGGTTCTCAAGGGACACGACGAGCATGTAATTACTTGCTTACAATTTTCTGGTAATCGTATAGTCAGTGGATCTGATGATAATACTCTCAAAGTTTGGTCAGCAGTTACAGGAAag tGCCTGAGGACACTGATGGGTCATACAGGAGGCGTGTGGTCTTCCCAAATGGCAGGTACGACAGTAATAAGCGGCAGTACGGATCGCACATTAAAAGTGTGGAACGCAGATACGGGTCAGTGCATTCATACCCTGTACGGGCACACGTCGACAGTTCGATGTATGCACCTTCATGGTAACAAAGTGGTAAGCGGCAGCAGAGATGCGACGCTGAGAGTGTGGCAAGTAGATACCGGAGAGTGTCTACACGTTCTCGTTGGTCATCTGGCTGCTGTAAGATGCGTGCAATATGATGGAAAATTAGTTGTTAGCGGTGCTTACGATTACATGGTTAAAGTGTGGAATCCGGAGCGTGAGGAATGCCTGCACACGCTTCAAGGCCACACTAATCGCGTGTACTCTCTTCAG TTTGATGGAGTTCATGTTGTAAGTGGATCATTGGACACCAGTATCAGAGTATGGGAAGTCGAGACAGGGGCCTGTCGTCATACTTTAATGGGTCATCAGTCACTTACGTCGGGCATGGAATTACGTAACAACATTCTAGTGTCCGGTAACGCTGACTCAACTGTTAAAGTTTGGGATATTGTTAATGGACATTGTTTACAAACATTATCTGGGCCTAATAAACATCAGTCGGCCGTTACTTGCCTTCAGTTTAATAGTCATTTTGTTATTACGTCTTCGGATGATGGAACTGTGAAATTGTGGGATGTTAAGACTg gtgattttataagaaatctCGTGGCTTTAGAAAGCGGTGGAAGTGGTGGCGTCGTATGGAGGATTCGTGCGAGTGATACAAAGCTTGTTTGTGCTGTTGGGAGTCGTAATGGTACCGAAGAAACAAAGCTTCTTGTCCTCGATTTCGATGTCGAGGCTAAATAA